In Triticum aestivum cultivar Chinese Spring chromosome 5B, IWGSC CS RefSeq v2.1, whole genome shotgun sequence, the following proteins share a genomic window:
- the LOC123116652 gene encoding wax ester synthase/diacylglycerol acyltransferase 11 isoform X1 produces MDASSGRPSGAALKTTRLLPIRTPRSAVAEWTTTHYSAEEELLNPTARLMEAIYIVVTVGLGTPVNLPVFSAGIAAQLARYPHFHSIQVTDGSKEPRWVRTAVNVDNHIIVPTLDPVAVVANPDRALEDYVASLPALPMDCSRPLWEFHFLDFPTSEATSTAVIRVHHSLGDGMSLITMLLASARSAADPTRLPAMPKPPARTGAIYEPRRRQQSSGSALAAFVTWIWPYLVLAWNTIVDVALFAATIVFLRDPPTLFRRAGDHVMSNPHRRFVHRSLSLGDVKLIKNAMNCTINDVLVGATSAALSRYYFRNSGSSKTNKLCLRSVLPVNTRPTTSLQTYVHMIESGKSDDVAWGNQLGYILLPFHLTMHDDPLAYVRKGKKTIDRKKRSLEVIFTHKMNELFVKMFGMKQAGTSIFQRMFANTTILFSNMVGPTEQIELCGHPIVFIAPSVYGGPQALVVHYQSYISTIKVILAVDDDVIPDYTQLMDDFTESFGHIKDAASKLSTSIINRE; encoded by the exons ATGGACGCTAGCAGTGGTCGCCCTAGTGGAGCCGCTCTAAAAACCACCCGGCTACTCCCGATACGCACGCCAAGATCAGCAGTGGCCGAATGGACGACGACGCACTATTCCGCGGAGGAGGAGCTCTTGAACCCCACTGCAAGGCTCATGGAAGCTATATACATCGTCGTTACAGTCGGACTTGGCACGCCGGTAAACCTACCCGTCTTCAGCGCCGGCATCGCCGCCCAGCTTGCCCGTTACCCGCACTTCCACAGCATCCAA GTGACAGACGGATCAAAAGAGCCACGGTGGGTGCGCACGGCGGTGAACGTGGACAATCACATCATCGTCCCGACGCTGGATCCTGTCGCCGTGGTGGCCAACCCGGACCGGGCCCTGGAGGACTACGTGGCCTCGCTGCCCGCGCTCCCCATGGACTGCTCCCGCCCGCTCTGGGAGTTCCACTTCCTCGACTTCCCGACCTCAGAGGCCACCTCCACCGCGGTGATCCGCGTGCACCACTCTCTCGGTGACGGGATGTCGCTTATCACGATGCTCCTGGCGTCCGCGCGTAGTGCTGCCGACCCGACACGCCTGCCGGCCATGCCGAAGCCGCCGGCGCGCACGGGCGCCATCTACGAGCCGCGGCGCCGGCAGCAGTCGTCCGGGAGCGCCCTGGCGGCTTTCGTCACATGGATTTGGCCGTATCTTGTGCTCGCATGGAACACCATAGTGGACGTTGCCCTCTTTGCTGCGACGATTGTGTTCCTCAGAGACCCGCCCACGCTCTTCAGACGTGCGGGTGACCACGTCATGTCCAATCCCCACAGGCGCTTTGTACACCGGAGCCTTAGCTTGGGCGATGTCAAGTTGATCAAGAATGCCATGAACTGC ACTATCAATGATGTGCTTGTCGGAGCGACTTCTGCAGCTCTGTCACGATATTACTTTCGCAATTCTG GTTCCTCTAAGACCAACAAACTATGTTTGCGGTCTGTTCTCCCTGTCAATACAAGGCCAACCACTAGCCTACAA ACGTATGTTCATATGATAGAATCAGGTAAGAGTGACGATGTGGCATGGGGAAATCAACTAGGCTACATCCTCCTTCCATTTCATTTAACGATGCACGATGATCCGCTTGCATATGTTCGCAAGGGGAAGAAGACAATTGATAGGAAAAAGAGGTCACTTGAAGTTATCTTCACGCATAAGATGAATGAATTGTTTGTCAAAATGTTTGGCATGAAG CAGGCGGGCACTTCTATCTTCCAACGTATGTTCGCCAATACAACTATTTTATTCTCAAATATGGTTGGACCAACTGAACAAATCGAGTTATGTGGCCACCCAATTGTCTTCATTGCACCTAGTGTCTATGGAGGCCCACAA GCTTTGGTGGTGCACTACCAGAGTTACATTAGCACTATTAAGGTAATTTTGGCAGTCGACGATGACGTAATTCCAGATTATACTCAACTCATGGATGATTTCACTGAATCCTTCGGGCACATTAAGGATGCAGCGTCGAAGCTTTCCACATCCATCATCAACAGAGAGTAA
- the LOC123116652 gene encoding wax ester synthase/diacylglycerol acyltransferase 11 isoform X2, with the protein MDASSGRPSGAALKTTRLLPIRTPRSAVAEWTTTHYSAEEELLNPTARLMEAIYIVVTVGLGTPVNLPVFSAGIAAQLARYPHFHSIQVTDGSKEPRWVRTAVNVDNHIIVPTLDPVAVVANPDRALEDYVASLPALPMDCSRPLWEFHFLDFPTSEATSTAVIRVHHSLGDGMSLITMLLASARSAADPTRLPAMPKPPARTGAIYEPRRRQQSSGSALAAFVTWIWPYLVLAWNTIVDVALFAATIVFLRDPPTLFRRAGDHVMSNPHRRFVHRSLSLGDVKLIKNAMNCTINDVLVGATSAALSRYYFRNSGSSKTNKLCLRSVLPVNTRPTTSLQTYVHMIESGKSDDVAWGNQLGYILLPFHLTMHDDPLAYVRKGKKTIDRKKRSLEVIFTHKMNELFVKMFGMKAGTSIFQRMFANTTILFSNMVGPTEQIELCGHPIVFIAPSVYGGPQALVVHYQSYISTIKVILAVDDDVIPDYTQLMDDFTESFGHIKDAASKLSTSIINRE; encoded by the exons ATGGACGCTAGCAGTGGTCGCCCTAGTGGAGCCGCTCTAAAAACCACCCGGCTACTCCCGATACGCACGCCAAGATCAGCAGTGGCCGAATGGACGACGACGCACTATTCCGCGGAGGAGGAGCTCTTGAACCCCACTGCAAGGCTCATGGAAGCTATATACATCGTCGTTACAGTCGGACTTGGCACGCCGGTAAACCTACCCGTCTTCAGCGCCGGCATCGCCGCCCAGCTTGCCCGTTACCCGCACTTCCACAGCATCCAA GTGACAGACGGATCAAAAGAGCCACGGTGGGTGCGCACGGCGGTGAACGTGGACAATCACATCATCGTCCCGACGCTGGATCCTGTCGCCGTGGTGGCCAACCCGGACCGGGCCCTGGAGGACTACGTGGCCTCGCTGCCCGCGCTCCCCATGGACTGCTCCCGCCCGCTCTGGGAGTTCCACTTCCTCGACTTCCCGACCTCAGAGGCCACCTCCACCGCGGTGATCCGCGTGCACCACTCTCTCGGTGACGGGATGTCGCTTATCACGATGCTCCTGGCGTCCGCGCGTAGTGCTGCCGACCCGACACGCCTGCCGGCCATGCCGAAGCCGCCGGCGCGCACGGGCGCCATCTACGAGCCGCGGCGCCGGCAGCAGTCGTCCGGGAGCGCCCTGGCGGCTTTCGTCACATGGATTTGGCCGTATCTTGTGCTCGCATGGAACACCATAGTGGACGTTGCCCTCTTTGCTGCGACGATTGTGTTCCTCAGAGACCCGCCCACGCTCTTCAGACGTGCGGGTGACCACGTCATGTCCAATCCCCACAGGCGCTTTGTACACCGGAGCCTTAGCTTGGGCGATGTCAAGTTGATCAAGAATGCCATGAACTGC ACTATCAATGATGTGCTTGTCGGAGCGACTTCTGCAGCTCTGTCACGATATTACTTTCGCAATTCTG GTTCCTCTAAGACCAACAAACTATGTTTGCGGTCTGTTCTCCCTGTCAATACAAGGCCAACCACTAGCCTACAA ACGTATGTTCATATGATAGAATCAGGTAAGAGTGACGATGTGGCATGGGGAAATCAACTAGGCTACATCCTCCTTCCATTTCATTTAACGATGCACGATGATCCGCTTGCATATGTTCGCAAGGGGAAGAAGACAATTGATAGGAAAAAGAGGTCACTTGAAGTTATCTTCACGCATAAGATGAATGAATTGTTTGTCAAAATGTTTGGCATGAAG GCGGGCACTTCTATCTTCCAACGTATGTTCGCCAATACAACTATTTTATTCTCAAATATGGTTGGACCAACTGAACAAATCGAGTTATGTGGCCACCCAATTGTCTTCATTGCACCTAGTGTCTATGGAGGCCCACAA GCTTTGGTGGTGCACTACCAGAGTTACATTAGCACTATTAAGGTAATTTTGGCAGTCGACGATGACGTAATTCCAGATTATACTCAACTCATGGATGATTTCACTGAATCCTTCGGGCACATTAAGGATGCAGCGTCGAAGCTTTCCACATCCATCATCAACAGAGAGTAA
- the LOC123116652 gene encoding wax ester synthase/diacylglycerol acyltransferase 4 isoform X4, with protein sequence MDASSGRPSGAALKTTRLLPIRTPRSAVAEWTTTHYSAEEELLNPTARLMEAIYIVVTVGLGTPVNLPVFSAGIAAQLARYPHFHSIQVTDGSKEPRWVRTAVNVDNHIIVPTLDPVAVVANPDRALEDYVASLPALPMDCSRPLWEFHFLDFPTSEATSTAVIRVHHSLGDGMSLITMLLASARSAADPTRLPAMPKPPARTGAIYEPRRRQQSSGSALAAFVTWIWPYLVLAWNTIVDVALFAATIVFLRDPPTLFRRAGDHVMSNPHRRFVHRSLSLGDVKLIKNAMNCTINDVLVGATSAALSRYYFRNSGSSKTNKLCLRSVLPVNTRPTTSLQAGTSIFQRMFANTTILFSNMVGPTEQIELCGHPIVFIAPSVYGGPQALVVHYQSYISTIKVILAVDDDVIPDYTQLMDDFTESFGHIKDAASKLSTSIINRE encoded by the exons ATGGACGCTAGCAGTGGTCGCCCTAGTGGAGCCGCTCTAAAAACCACCCGGCTACTCCCGATACGCACGCCAAGATCAGCAGTGGCCGAATGGACGACGACGCACTATTCCGCGGAGGAGGAGCTCTTGAACCCCACTGCAAGGCTCATGGAAGCTATATACATCGTCGTTACAGTCGGACTTGGCACGCCGGTAAACCTACCCGTCTTCAGCGCCGGCATCGCCGCCCAGCTTGCCCGTTACCCGCACTTCCACAGCATCCAA GTGACAGACGGATCAAAAGAGCCACGGTGGGTGCGCACGGCGGTGAACGTGGACAATCACATCATCGTCCCGACGCTGGATCCTGTCGCCGTGGTGGCCAACCCGGACCGGGCCCTGGAGGACTACGTGGCCTCGCTGCCCGCGCTCCCCATGGACTGCTCCCGCCCGCTCTGGGAGTTCCACTTCCTCGACTTCCCGACCTCAGAGGCCACCTCCACCGCGGTGATCCGCGTGCACCACTCTCTCGGTGACGGGATGTCGCTTATCACGATGCTCCTGGCGTCCGCGCGTAGTGCTGCCGACCCGACACGCCTGCCGGCCATGCCGAAGCCGCCGGCGCGCACGGGCGCCATCTACGAGCCGCGGCGCCGGCAGCAGTCGTCCGGGAGCGCCCTGGCGGCTTTCGTCACATGGATTTGGCCGTATCTTGTGCTCGCATGGAACACCATAGTGGACGTTGCCCTCTTTGCTGCGACGATTGTGTTCCTCAGAGACCCGCCCACGCTCTTCAGACGTGCGGGTGACCACGTCATGTCCAATCCCCACAGGCGCTTTGTACACCGGAGCCTTAGCTTGGGCGATGTCAAGTTGATCAAGAATGCCATGAACTGC ACTATCAATGATGTGCTTGTCGGAGCGACTTCTGCAGCTCTGTCACGATATTACTTTCGCAATTCTG GTTCCTCTAAGACCAACAAACTATGTTTGCGGTCTGTTCTCCCTGTCAATACAAGGCCAACCACTAGCCTACAA GCGGGCACTTCTATCTTCCAACGTATGTTCGCCAATACAACTATTTTATTCTCAAATATGGTTGGACCAACTGAACAAATCGAGTTATGTGGCCACCCAATTGTCTTCATTGCACCTAGTGTCTATGGAGGCCCACAA GCTTTGGTGGTGCACTACCAGAGTTACATTAGCACTATTAAGGTAATTTTGGCAGTCGACGATGACGTAATTCCAGATTATACTCAACTCATGGATGATTTCACTGAATCCTTCGGGCACATTAAGGATGCAGCGTCGAAGCTTTCCACATCCATCATCAACAGAGAGTAA
- the LOC123116652 gene encoding wax ester synthase/diacylglycerol acyltransferase 4 isoform X3: MDASSGRPSGAALKTTRLLPIRTPRSAVAEWTTTHYSAEEELLNPTARLMEAIYIVVTVGLGTPVNLPVFSAGIAAQLARYPHFHSIQVTDGSKEPRWVRTAVNVDNHIIVPTLDPVAVVANPDRALEDYVASLPALPMDCSRPLWEFHFLDFPTSEATSTAVIRVHHSLGDGMSLITMLLASARSAADPTRLPAMPKPPARTGAIYEPRRRQQSSGSALAAFVTWIWPYLVLAWNTIVDVALFAATIVFLRDPPTLFRRAGDHVMSNPHRRFVHRSLSLGDVKLIKNAMNCTINDVLVGATSAALSRYYFRNSGSSKTNKLCLRSVLPVNTRPTTSLQQAGTSIFQRMFANTTILFSNMVGPTEQIELCGHPIVFIAPSVYGGPQALVVHYQSYISTIKVILAVDDDVIPDYTQLMDDFTESFGHIKDAASKLSTSIINRE; the protein is encoded by the exons ATGGACGCTAGCAGTGGTCGCCCTAGTGGAGCCGCTCTAAAAACCACCCGGCTACTCCCGATACGCACGCCAAGATCAGCAGTGGCCGAATGGACGACGACGCACTATTCCGCGGAGGAGGAGCTCTTGAACCCCACTGCAAGGCTCATGGAAGCTATATACATCGTCGTTACAGTCGGACTTGGCACGCCGGTAAACCTACCCGTCTTCAGCGCCGGCATCGCCGCCCAGCTTGCCCGTTACCCGCACTTCCACAGCATCCAA GTGACAGACGGATCAAAAGAGCCACGGTGGGTGCGCACGGCGGTGAACGTGGACAATCACATCATCGTCCCGACGCTGGATCCTGTCGCCGTGGTGGCCAACCCGGACCGGGCCCTGGAGGACTACGTGGCCTCGCTGCCCGCGCTCCCCATGGACTGCTCCCGCCCGCTCTGGGAGTTCCACTTCCTCGACTTCCCGACCTCAGAGGCCACCTCCACCGCGGTGATCCGCGTGCACCACTCTCTCGGTGACGGGATGTCGCTTATCACGATGCTCCTGGCGTCCGCGCGTAGTGCTGCCGACCCGACACGCCTGCCGGCCATGCCGAAGCCGCCGGCGCGCACGGGCGCCATCTACGAGCCGCGGCGCCGGCAGCAGTCGTCCGGGAGCGCCCTGGCGGCTTTCGTCACATGGATTTGGCCGTATCTTGTGCTCGCATGGAACACCATAGTGGACGTTGCCCTCTTTGCTGCGACGATTGTGTTCCTCAGAGACCCGCCCACGCTCTTCAGACGTGCGGGTGACCACGTCATGTCCAATCCCCACAGGCGCTTTGTACACCGGAGCCTTAGCTTGGGCGATGTCAAGTTGATCAAGAATGCCATGAACTGC ACTATCAATGATGTGCTTGTCGGAGCGACTTCTGCAGCTCTGTCACGATATTACTTTCGCAATTCTG GTTCCTCTAAGACCAACAAACTATGTTTGCGGTCTGTTCTCCCTGTCAATACAAGGCCAACCACTAGCCTACAA CAGGCGGGCACTTCTATCTTCCAACGTATGTTCGCCAATACAACTATTTTATTCTCAAATATGGTTGGACCAACTGAACAAATCGAGTTATGTGGCCACCCAATTGTCTTCATTGCACCTAGTGTCTATGGAGGCCCACAA GCTTTGGTGGTGCACTACCAGAGTTACATTAGCACTATTAAGGTAATTTTGGCAGTCGACGATGACGTAATTCCAGATTATACTCAACTCATGGATGATTTCACTGAATCCTTCGGGCACATTAAGGATGCAGCGTCGAAGCTTTCCACATCCATCATCAACAGAGAGTAA